One window of the Cryptomeria japonica chromosome 7, Sugi_1.0, whole genome shotgun sequence genome contains the following:
- the LOC131073096 gene encoding endoglucanase 20 has product MSIGISETMFTLSFAGLVLVFAGLISAQLAAGGIHDTVDAIDYQDALEKAILFFEGQRSGKLPSNQRVTWRGDSALSDGSLANVDLRGGYYDAGDNVKFVWPMSFTVTMLSWAAVHYRPQLSQAEQLNNTLEAIRWGTDFIMKAHTSPTTLWTQVGDGNKDHGCWERAEEMDTARTLYKISSSSPGSEAAADASAALSSAAIVWKNYNSSYAGILLNFSQSLFNFANEYRGSYSASCPFYCSYSGYNDELLWAAAWLYKATNDQTYLNFVVNNQGWSQMMSEFSWDNKFAGAQLLLAQEFLSGQKSLEKYKTDADSFICALLPKSPTKQITTTPGGLLFIRDSSNLQYVNTATFAMLVYSNIIKAAKVSSISCGGVSFKPSEIRSFAKSQVDYILGKNPMNMSYMVGVGSKYPQELHHRGASIPSIHVMPEKVDCNDGFSWYNKDSANPNVHTGALVGGPGSNDNFSDKRSDYSHLEPTTYMNAAFVGSLAAMVPRNPYPNAHQQNEYVAHEA; this is encoded by the exons ATGAGTATTGGCATTTCTGAAACAATGTTTACTCTTTCTTTTGCTGGGTTGGTGTTGGTCTTTGCAGGCTTAATTAGTGCACAGCTTGCAGCAGGTGGCATTCATGACACTGTGGATGCAATTGACTACCAAGATGCATTGGAAAAGGCTATACTTTTCTTTGAAGGACAGAGGTCTGGAAAGCTCCCTTCAAATCAACGAGTTACATGGAGGGGAGATTCTGCTCTTTCAGATGGTAGCCTGGCAAAT GTGGATTTGAGAGGTGGTTACTATGATGCAGGAGATAATGTGAAATTTGTGTGGCCCATGTCCTTCACAGTCACCATGCTTTCTTGGGCAGCAGTTCACTATAGACCTCAGTTATCTCAGGCAGAACAACTGAACAACACGCTTGAAGCAATTCGCTGGGGAACAGATTTCATAATGAAGGCTCACACAAGTCCTACCACATTATGGACTCAG GTGGGTGATGGGAACAAGGATCATGGATGTTGGGAGCGAGCAGAGGAAATGGACACTGCACGCACATTATACAAGATCAGCTCATCTTCTCCTGGATCAGAAGCAGCTGCAGATGCTTCTGCAGCTCTGTCATCTGCAGCCATTGTTTGGAAAAACTATAACTCTTCCTATGCAGGAATATTACTTAACTTTTCTCAATCT CTTTTCAACTTTGCCAATGAATACAGGGGATCCTATTCAGCTTCTTGCCCTTTTTACTGCTCCTACTCAGGCTACAAT GACGAACTGCTGTGGGCAGCAGCATGGCTTTATAAAGCTACAAATGATCAAACTTATTTAAACTTTGTTGTGAATAACCAAGGGTGGAGTCAAATGATGTCTGAATTCAGTTGGGATAACAAATTTGCAGGTGCCCAATTGCTCTTGGCTCAG GAATTTTTATCTGGTCAGAAATCCTTGGAGAAGTATAAAACCGATGCAGACTCCTTCATATGTGCCTTACTGCCAAAAAGTCCTACAAAACAGATTACAACTACTCCAG GGGGTCTTCTATTCATAAGAGATAGCAGCAATTTACAGTACGTAAACACCGCTACATTTGCAATGCTTGTATATTCCAACATAATCAAAGCTGCAAAGGTCTCTTCCATATCCTGTGGCGGTGTGTCATTCAAGCCTTCTGAAATTCGAAGTTTTGCAAAAAGCCAG GTTGATTACATTCTGGGTAAGAACCCAATGAATATGTCTTATATGGTGGGTGTGGGAAGCAAATACCCACAAGAGCTTCACCACAGAGGGGCCTCCATTCCATCAATCCATGTGATGCCTGAGAAGGTAGATTGCAACGATGGATTCTCATGGTATAACAAAGATTCAGCCAATCCCAATGTGCACACAGGTGCACTCGTAGGAGGGCCAGGTTCAAATGATAATTTCAGTGACAAGAGATCAGATTACAGCCATTTGGAGCCAACCACATACATGAATGCAGCTTTCGTTGGCTCCCTCGCTGCCATGGTCCCTCGCAATCCATATCCTAATGCCCACCAACAGAATGAGTACGTAGCTCATGAGGCTTGA